In one window of Miscanthus floridulus cultivar M001 chromosome 12, ASM1932011v1, whole genome shotgun sequence DNA:
- the LOC136497450 gene encoding protein RGF1 INDUCIBLE TRANSCRIPTION FACTOR 1-like yields the protein MAIDDESPLRGGGTVGGGGCDGAENQRWPPWLKPLLGTSFFGQCKLHADAHKSECNMYCLDCMNGALCSQCLAYHRDHHAIQIRRSSYHDVIRVSEIQKVLDITGVQTYIINSARVVFLNERPQPRPGKGVTNTCEVCERSLLDTFRFCSLGCKIVGTSGDFRIRKKHAAVKKKKKQAQHQHQQHRGAAAAASESESEDDSSTSTSGGSDKSSVVQSFTPSTPPATANSFRTGKRRKGVPHRSPFGSLMEF from the exons ATGGCAATCGACGATGAATCGCCGCTCAGAGGCGGCGGCACCGTG GGAGGAGGCGGGTGCGACGGCGCGGAGAACCAGCGGTGGCCGCCGTGGCTCAAGCCGCTGCTGGGGACGAGCTTCTTCGGTCAATGCAAGCTGCACGCGGACGCGCACAAGAGCGAGTGCAACATGtactgcctcgactgcatgaacGGCGCGCTCTGCTCCCAGTGCCTCGCCTACCACCGCGACCACCACGCCATCCAG atACGGAGGTCCTCCTACCACGACGTGATCCGGGTGTCGGAGATTCAGAAGGTGCTGGACATCACCGGTGTGCAGACCTACATCATCAACAGCGCGCGCGTGGTGTTCCTAAACGAGCGCCCGCAGCCGAGGCCCGGCAAGGGCGTCACCAACACCTGCGAGGTCTGCGAGCGCAGCCTCCTCGACACCTTCCGCTTCTGCTCCCTCGGCTGCAAG ATCGTCGGGACCTCCGGCGACTTCCGCATCCGCAAGAAGCACGCCGccgtcaagaagaagaagaagcaggcccagcaccagcaccagcagcacaggggcgcggcggcggcggcgtcggagtcggagtcggaggaCGACTCGTCCACCAGCACCAGCGGCGGCAGCGACAAGAGCAGCGTGGTGCAGAGCTTCACCCCGTCGACCCCGCCGGCGACCGCCAACAGCTTCCGCACCGGGAAGCGGCGCAAGGGCGTGCCGCACCGGTCGCCGTTCGGCAGCCTcatggagttctag